From a region of the Bacteroidota bacterium genome:
- a CDS encoding serine/threonine-protein kinase: MNGTQFKIEQKLNESGSTIVYKAFDEVLHRNVLLKVLHKHLANDADLRQRFVREARSCAALRSEHIVQVYDLTEIDGAPAIVMEFVEGESLKELIAKGTNNNLEFAKKTAIHILRGLSIAHEQGIIHRDIKPGNILVSERDMMKVTDFGLAYVALSPTVTMEGMVLGTPAYMAPEQVRGDELDARTDLFALGVTLVEILSGERIFEGSTYTECMRKVLAFKTDQLQRFDAASSPEFSQFLQRMLHPKKEERFSSAREALNFIDEKKSSVFIHPITSTSKKQLIPIGIGVAAIAAIMLFGWMTFSQRTPTQQQQLLSPSQNSVVDSSVDNNVKKEAQQVEPFQKQTVIPLSEKTEEKVNAVVQKDSAKVFLTSTPWAKVFVNNQLIGETPMAKPIILATGNHTIMFANPSFDPIVKSINVESNKEMTVMGNFIDHAGYLQCIVTPWAEVFVDEQYKDTTPLSKPMMLSAGKHTVRFKNAAYSDIVKDIIVKVKDTTLLTIVLLK, encoded by the coding sequence ATGAACGGTACACAATTCAAAATAGAGCAGAAGCTTAACGAAAGCGGCTCGACGATTGTTTATAAAGCATTCGACGAAGTGCTTCATCGCAACGTTTTGCTAAAAGTGCTTCATAAACACCTCGCGAATGATGCCGATCTGCGTCAACGGTTTGTTCGTGAGGCAAGGTCGTGCGCTGCGCTACGGAGCGAACATATTGTGCAGGTGTACGACCTGACGGAAATTGATGGCGCTCCGGCAATTGTCATGGAGTTTGTTGAAGGAGAATCATTAAAAGAACTGATTGCAAAAGGAACAAACAATAATCTTGAGTTCGCAAAAAAAACAGCCATTCATATCCTTCGTGGACTATCGATTGCGCATGAACAGGGAATCATTCACCGCGACATTAAACCGGGAAATATTCTCGTTTCTGAACGAGACATGATGAAAGTGACTGACTTCGGACTTGCATATGTTGCACTTTCTCCGACGGTGACGATGGAGGGAATGGTTCTAGGGACTCCTGCCTATATGGCACCGGAACAGGTTCGCGGAGATGAGCTTGATGCTCGCACTGATCTTTTTGCTCTTGGTGTGACACTTGTTGAAATTTTAAGTGGAGAGCGGATCTTTGAAGGATCGACATATACAGAATGTATGCGAAAAGTACTAGCATTCAAGACTGATCAGTTACAACGGTTTGATGCGGCATCATCACCGGAATTCTCTCAGTTTCTGCAACGAATGCTACACCCCAAAAAAGAAGAACGTTTTTCTTCAGCGCGCGAAGCATTGAATTTTATCGACGAAAAAAAATCATCCGTCTTTATCCACCCGATTACATCAACGTCTAAAAAGCAATTGATACCGATCGGAATCGGGGTTGCAGCCATAGCAGCAATTATGCTTTTTGGGTGGATGACATTTTCGCAGCGGACACCCACTCAACAACAGCAATTACTTTCTCCGTCACAAAATTCTGTTGTTGATTCTTCCGTTGATAATAATGTTAAGAAAGAAGCTCAACAGGTCGAGCCTTTTCAGAAACAAACCGTAATTCCTCTATCGGAAAAAACCGAAGAAAAGGTTAATGCTGTTGTGCAAAAAGATTCGGCGAAGGTATTTCTGACAAGCACGCCGTGGGCAAAAGTATTTGTGAACAACCAATTGATCGGGGAGACTCCGATGGCAAAGCCGATCATTCTGGCAACAGGAAATCATACCATCATGTTTGCAAATCCATCGTTTGATCCAATTGTGAAATCAATTAATGTTGAATCGAACAAGGAAATGACCGTCATGGGAAATTTTATCGATCACGCCGGATATTTGCAATGTATCGTTACGCCTTGGGCAGAAGTGTTTGTGGATGAACAATACAAGGATACGACACCTCTTTCTAAACCGATGATGCTTTCTGCCGGAAAACATACTGTTCGATTTAAAAATGCAGCATATTCCGATATTGTAAAAGATATTATTGTGAAAGTAAAAGACACCACCTTACTTACGATTGTACTTTTAAAATGA
- a CDS encoding sigma 54-interacting transcriptional regulator: MENQKDNFNALFEITRTVNSILEPGALLEKVLEIAMTHLSAERGFVMLADDKSESGYTVVALKNFNSKKAGDEFAASSSVVTTVLQSGEPVLTFDAMSDERFESSVSIMAQKILSIICIPLRAGERIGGAVYLDSSKSRKAFTEDALKFLTVFGSLAAIAIENAQRYSILESQNTRLKNEVDVSHLFSNIIGKSEKWRKVLEISQRVLDVDAAVLITGESGTGKELIARAIHEHGTRKGQAFVAVNSSALPENLMESELFGYVKGSFTGAASDKKGLVEVANGGTLFLDEIGELPLTLQAKILRLLQEKEYRRVGDTVNKSANIRIIAATNKDLKEEVKANRFREDLFFRLNVIGIHLPPLRERKDDIPLLANYFVKRAAENYKRPIDSVHPDAMQLMLANQWKGNVREFQNVIERAVVLCRGTQLIKDDFLFDSSDQSVLQKNAMTLADFERQLIETTLSEMNGNRTRTAEKLGVSLRWLQYRIKEWSSE; this comes from the coding sequence ATGGAAAATCAAAAAGACAATTTTAACGCGCTATTTGAGATAACCCGGACGGTCAATTCCATTTTGGAACCGGGTGCATTGTTGGAGAAGGTGCTGGAGATTGCTATGACGCATCTTTCCGCCGAACGTGGATTTGTAATGCTTGCTGATGATAAGAGCGAGAGTGGTTATACTGTTGTTGCTCTGAAGAATTTTAATTCCAAAAAAGCGGGAGATGAATTTGCTGCTTCTTCATCTGTCGTCACAACAGTTCTACAATCAGGCGAGCCGGTATTGACATTCGACGCGATGAGCGATGAACGATTTGAATCGTCAGTCAGCATTATGGCACAGAAAATTCTTTCGATCATCTGCATTCCTCTCCGTGCGGGAGAACGAATTGGCGGAGCTGTCTATCTCGACAGCAGCAAATCTCGCAAAGCATTCACCGAGGATGCATTGAAATTTCTGACTGTTTTTGGAAGTTTGGCCGCGATTGCAATTGAGAATGCTCAACGGTATTCAATTCTGGAATCACAAAATACAAGATTAAAGAATGAAGTGGATGTCTCTCATCTGTTCAGCAATATCATCGGAAAGAGTGAAAAGTGGAGGAAAGTACTCGAGATTTCGCAGCGCGTACTGGATGTTGATGCAGCAGTGTTGATCACCGGCGAAAGCGGGACGGGTAAGGAACTGATCGCGCGTGCAATCCATGAGCATGGAACACGAAAAGGACAAGCATTCGTTGCCGTGAACAGTTCGGCATTGCCGGAAAATTTGATGGAGAGTGAATTGTTCGGTTACGTAAAAGGTTCATTTACCGGAGCGGCTTCCGATAAAAAAGGATTAGTGGAAGTAGCGAATGGCGGTACGCTTTTTTTGGATGAAATCGGCGAGTTGCCATTGACACTGCAGGCGAAAATCCTCCGCCTGCTCCAGGAAAAAGAATATCGGCGCGTTGGGGATACGGTCAATAAGAGTGCAAACATTCGTATCATTGCTGCCACAAACAAAGACCTGAAAGAAGAAGTGAAAGCAAATCGTTTTCGAGAGGACCTTTTTTTCCGATTAAATGTGATTGGTATCCATCTACCCCCGCTTCGAGAACGGAAAGATGATATTCCGTTGCTGGCAAATTATTTTGTGAAGAGAGCTGCTGAAAATTATAAACGTCCCATCGACAGTGTTCACCCCGATGCTATGCAATTGATGCTCGCTAATCAATGGAAAGGAAATGTGCGGGAGTTTCAGAATGTCATTGAACGGGCCGTTGTATTGTGCCGAGGAACTCAGTTGATAAAAGATGATTTCTTGTTCGACTCCAGCGATCAATCCGTGCTGCAGAAAAATGCCATGACGCTTGCCGATTTCGAACGACAGTTAATCGAAACAACGTTATCAGAAATGAACGGTAACAGGACCAGAACAGCGGAAAAACTTGGTGTTTCGCTCCGCTGGCTGCAATATCGCATTAAAGAATGGAGTAGCGAGTAA
- a CDS encoding carboxypeptidase-like regulatory domain-containing protein — MKITTTILFIGLFLTGCVDDVPRDNPLDPESAGYKKEGSVNGRIIIANQSSGISGAVVRNSNESVSVTTDSSGHFSFLKLSEGKHSFIVTKQNFTNDTFNVSVQSGSASQIVRGLNGAPIVTFQQILTRKIDQYFPSPQYFVDVTASVSDPNGIADLDSVWFGVDSLKYPLTYSVTTKNFHATIYKYDLPTNTIQYLVGRPLTVISRDVNKAVNISAPFFITRVIENEASPISPSPFVDDTVSADSLMFKWSPPNVTYNYSYTLSLSRVDAGTQTVVWSLIGLNSSNESYDFYTHPGRPMLLPGSYVWTVSVVDDFGNYGRSKESAFVIK; from the coding sequence ATGAAAATCACTACGACAATTCTCTTTATTGGACTTTTCCTGACCGGGTGCGTTGATGATGTACCACGTGACAATCCGCTTGATCCCGAATCGGCAGGATACAAAAAGGAAGGAAGCGTGAATGGGCGGATAATTATTGCCAACCAGTCCTCTGGAATTTCAGGGGCTGTCGTGAGGAATAGCAATGAATCCGTATCAGTTACCACGGATTCTTCCGGTCACTTCTCGTTTTTAAAACTCTCCGAAGGGAAACACAGTTTTATCGTAACAAAACAGAATTTTACCAATGATACTTTCAACGTTTCCGTGCAATCAGGTTCAGCGTCTCAGATTGTTCGTGGATTGAATGGTGCCCCGATAGTCACATTTCAACAGATTCTGACACGAAAGATTGATCAATATTTTCCCAGTCCGCAATATTTTGTGGATGTGACAGCATCGGTGAGCGATCCGAACGGAATTGCCGACCTCGATTCTGTCTGGTTTGGAGTCGATTCGCTAAAATATCCTCTAACATATTCCGTAACGACAAAAAATTTTCACGCAACTATTTATAAATACGATCTTCCGACAAATACCATTCAATATTTAGTCGGCAGACCGTTGACGGTTATTTCTCGTGATGTGAATAAAGCGGTAAATATCAGTGCGCCATTTTTTATTACACGTGTGATTGAAAATGAAGCATCACCCATATCCCCCTCTCCGTTTGTGGACGATACGGTATCGGCAGATTCACTTATGTTCAAATGGTCTCCTCCTAATGTTACTTACAATTATTCTTATACTCTTTCTCTTTCTCGTGTTGACGCCGGTACGCAGACTGTCGTATGGTCACTTATTGGATTGAATTCTAGTAATGAAAGTTATGATTTTTATACACATCCCGGTCGTCCAATGCTTCTTCCCGGAAGTTATGTTTGGACAGTCTCAGTGGTTGACGATTTTGGAAATTATGGACGCTCAAAAGAATCTGCATTTGTCATAAAATAA
- a CDS encoding response regulator transcription factor, with protein sequence MKPKQQILLLEDDTNLGFILKEHLEMNGFTVQLCNNGVDGIASFRKTAFSLCLVDVMMPKKDGFTFVKDIRLHDQQTPVIFLTAKSLKEDRIEGLKIGADDYITKPFSMEELLLRITAVLKRTSPVELNGDEPAQFSIGKILFDVQKSHLKISDKKKISLTTKEAQLLTVLCRYKNKVVERELILNSVWESNSYYSARSMDVYVSKLRKYLKNDPNVSIANVHGKGYKLLVDA encoded by the coding sequence ATGAAACCTAAACAGCAAATATTACTTCTGGAAGATGATACAAATCTCGGATTTATCCTCAAAGAACATTTGGAGATGAATGGTTTCACCGTACAATTATGCAATAATGGAGTTGACGGAATTGCATCGTTTCGAAAAACTGCATTCTCCCTCTGTCTTGTTGATGTCATGATGCCGAAGAAGGATGGATTCACATTTGTTAAGGATATTCGTCTGCATGATCAACAAACACCAGTCATTTTTTTGACGGCAAAATCTTTAAAAGAAGATCGAATTGAAGGATTAAAGATCGGTGCTGACGATTATATCACCAAGCCATTCAGTATGGAAGAATTACTACTTCGTATCACCGCTGTGTTGAAACGAACATCACCTGTTGAATTGAATGGAGATGAGCCTGCACAATTTTCCATTGGCAAAATCCTTTTTGATGTTCAAAAATCACATTTGAAGATCAGTGACAAAAAAAAGATTTCGTTGACCACAAAAGAGGCGCAATTACTTACGGTATTGTGCAGATATAAAAACAAGGTTGTTGAACGTGAACTTATTCTCAATAGTGTCTGGGAGAGCAACTCCTATTATTCAGCCCGTAGCATGGATGTGTATGTTTCCAAACTTCGAAAGTATCTCAAAAATGATCCGAATGTATCCATTGCAAATGTGCATGGTAAGGGATACAAACTGCTTGTTGATGCATAA
- a CDS encoding HAMP domain-containing sensor histidine kinase → MIAAVSAALIGLISMQIYLLMDSYEQKEQAFDRNVLNALNLVSQQIEKEESASKIFNVAMTLPDLPQKKGKKKIIRFLQNDSTHVLGKQEGNAGFSWIISDTVKSGQGKQMRVEVFHSSGVDTMTSVIVKQKSGKSNGKQSFAYSYSTDNSEIQIKASDNNSPTMILRDTTKKRRGEIVAQVVDKLFLIETLPIEERLDLGKLDSLITQSLSGVGISLPYSFRVTVGDHDSIKLSNDSSKGKSLIVTPFKTRLFPNDVISPRYELALFLPDKSSFVLREMTMLLVMSLLFMSIIIASFIYTLRVIVIQKRLAASIIDFINNMTHEFKTPISTIALASEAIAKPDVLKSKPKILKYNSLIVDENNRMKHQVDTILQMAVLEEGEFELKFVEVDMHSIIRQAVKNISLQIEQRNGKITPHLNASSALVKGDALHLANIIHNVLDNAVKYSSAIPTITIETELSGSNLSIRITDNGIGITKEDEARVFDKYYRVSTGNTHDIKGFGLGLSYVKLIVEAHHGTVSLNSKIGEGTIVTVLLPIAP, encoded by the coding sequence ATGATTGCAGCAGTTTCAGCCGCCCTTATCGGCTTGATATCGATGCAAATCTATTTATTAATGGATTCCTACGAACAAAAAGAACAGGCGTTTGATCGCAATGTGTTGAATGCTCTGAATTTGGTTTCGCAACAAATTGAAAAAGAAGAATCAGCATCAAAAATCTTCAACGTTGCAATGACGCTCCCTGATCTCCCTCAAAAGAAAGGGAAAAAGAAGATTATCCGGTTTCTCCAAAATGATTCTACCCATGTTCTTGGAAAACAGGAGGGGAATGCCGGTTTCTCCTGGATAATTTCGGATACTGTAAAAAGCGGACAAGGGAAGCAGATGCGTGTGGAAGTGTTCCATTCGTCCGGTGTTGATACGATGACATCGGTCATAGTGAAACAAAAATCTGGAAAATCGAACGGTAAGCAATCATTTGCGTATAGTTATTCCACTGATAATTCAGAAATTCAGATTAAAGCAAGCGACAATAATTCACCGACGATGATTCTTCGAGATACAACCAAAAAACGCCGTGGTGAGATTGTTGCACAAGTAGTTGATAAATTGTTTCTGATCGAAACCTTACCAATTGAAGAACGATTGGATCTGGGAAAACTTGATTCATTGATTACACAATCACTTTCCGGAGTCGGAATATCATTGCCGTATAGTTTTCGTGTGACGGTAGGGGATCACGATTCAATCAAATTGTCCAATGATTCATCAAAAGGGAAATCGCTTATCGTTACTCCGTTCAAAACACGGTTATTCCCTAATGATGTTATTTCTCCGCGCTATGAGCTCGCACTCTTTCTTCCCGATAAATCTTCATTTGTGTTACGTGAGATGACAATGCTGCTGGTGATGTCCTTATTATTTATGTCGATCATCATTGCCAGTTTTATTTATACGTTACGAGTGATTGTCATTCAAAAACGATTAGCGGCCTCCATTATCGATTTTATTAACAATATGACGCATGAGTTCAAAACTCCGATTTCCACTATTGCACTTGCTTCTGAAGCAATCGCAAAACCGGATGTGTTAAAAAGTAAACCGAAGATTTTGAAATACAACTCATTGATTGTTGATGAAAATAACCGGATGAAGCATCAGGTTGATACAATCTTACAGATGGCGGTCCTTGAAGAGGGTGAATTCGAATTAAAATTCGTCGAAGTGGATATGCATTCCATAATTCGGCAGGCCGTGAAAAATATCTCGCTTCAGATCGAACAACGAAATGGGAAAATTACTCCACACCTAAATGCTTCGAGCGCGCTTGTAAAAGGAGATGCTCTTCATTTGGCGAATATTATTCATAATGTTTTAGATAATGCCGTTAAATATTCTTCAGCAATTCCCACAATCACTATTGAAACGGAATTGTCAGGTTCGAATCTTTCCATCCGAATTACCGACAACGGTATTGGGATTACCAAGGAGGATGAAGCGAGAGTGTTTGATAAATATTATCGGGTTTCTACCGGCAATACGCACGATATAAAAGGATTTGGACTTGGCTTGAGTTATGTAAAATTGATTGTTGAAGCGCATCATGGAACAGTTTCTTTGAACAGTAAAATAGGGGAAGGGACAATAGTGACGGTTTTGCTGCCCATCGCACCTTAA
- a CDS encoding PDZ domain-containing protein produces MNRATAGVDLSSKQHINTIHNEGDTMKYFFATLIVALLTLNTSYSQESKRITRSFSMDDALIVRELGAVIVPKNDLLIVEVILGNHEKENSDIQKDDHVLMANGKKVNSIKELRAQYEHANVGEEFKVGLKRGENLMIAKFIKKSEEELNKEGSRGGMVMRMEKKEGEEVLPALGLVVGTKNKSAVVISTLPSVSNNFKSFEPKQGDILVSINGKSVSSAEEFSSEYTELHEGDKVTIVVSRDGKELKEIFSKPKPMGRMIMKQ; encoded by the coding sequence ATGAATCGTGCAACTGCTGGTGTAGATTTGTCGTCAAAACAGCACATCAATACAATACACAACGAAGGAGATACCATGAAATATTTTTTCGCCACGCTAATCGTCGCCCTTCTCACACTCAACACATCGTATAGTCAAGAATCAAAACGGATCACCCGCTCATTTTCCATGGATGATGCCCTAATTGTTCGTGAACTGGGAGCTGTGATCGTACCCAAGAATGATCTATTGATCGTTGAAGTTATTCTCGGAAATCATGAAAAGGAGAATTCCGATATCCAAAAAGATGATCATGTGCTGATGGCAAACGGGAAAAAAGTGAATAGCATAAAAGAACTGCGGGCACAATATGAGCATGCCAACGTTGGTGAAGAATTTAAAGTGGGATTAAAACGGGGAGAGAATTTGATGATTGCAAAATTCATCAAGAAAAGTGAGGAAGAATTGAATAAAGAAGGAAGTCGTGGAGGGATGGTGATGCGCATGGAGAAAAAAGAGGGCGAAGAGGTTCTCCCCGCTTTAGGATTGGTTGTGGGAACAAAAAACAAATCTGCCGTAGTGATCTCCACACTGCCGAGTGTTTCTAATAATTTCAAATCATTTGAACCAAAGCAGGGAGATATTCTTGTCTCAATAAACGGCAAATCTGTTTCATCGGCTGAAGAATTCTCATCGGAGTATACCGAATTACATGAAGGAGACAAAGTGACGATCGTTGTTTCTCGCGATGGAAAAGAGCTGAAAGAGATTTTCAGCAAGCCAAAACCGATGGGCAGAATGATCATGAAGCAATAA
- a CDS encoding NEW3 domain-containing protein, whose protein sequence is MKHLIFYIILFLSASILSDRIYAQANPYFNQRDDKYRLLGLKRAKEAFEFSRNEFQRQQDLFKKGLLSQAELDRAKVSFSDAEVNYQQSLLAVLFETQFISVEKAVKYQTRDGKKHVRITLINTSGGNAEFQKLIKMEDQLFRSLQPDVIPNIYVSIANTDNSIISQPYEAKIDELRFGHPKDLDFILLQDLDAVVVNVIYGNGSSRTMKIFLQKDASQNTVIVQSQQFSQEAELGKTATYDLTLELFSGTSNTFGLEVVNLPQQLNRYFKDPQTQARLSQFKFLENANTRRAALDVSLPDRPSSEIQMDKPMPFFVLVIPRDRMDEFKNVGSRTWTLEEIEKLQIGYVKLELVPRGKGRLLVRAQQLFHSIKPDGKIQLSIELINEGTRRLDNLKIEADVPLNWTKKIDPMVIQSLDISEEKRIILEFTPPKDISTGRYEIRLRTTALSDNQPVNGEDKTITAEIQTETNIWGTIVVVLLILGVISGIVWYGIKLSKR, encoded by the coding sequence ATGAAGCACCTTATCTTTTATATTATTTTATTTTTATCTGCATCGATTTTGTCCGATCGAATTTATGCGCAGGCAAATCCTTATTTCAATCAGCGAGACGATAAATACCGTCTACTCGGATTAAAACGTGCAAAAGAGGCGTTCGAATTTAGCAGAAATGAATTTCAGCGCCAGCAGGATCTCTTTAAGAAAGGATTGCTCTCGCAAGCAGAACTGGATCGGGCAAAAGTTTCGTTTTCTGATGCAGAGGTAAACTATCAGCAATCGCTCCTTGCTGTTCTATTTGAAACGCAGTTTATTTCCGTTGAGAAAGCAGTGAAATATCAGACACGAGACGGAAAGAAACATGTCCGCATCACTCTGATTAACACTTCCGGAGGAAATGCTGAATTTCAAAAACTGATTAAAATGGAAGATCAACTCTTCCGCTCTTTGCAACCCGATGTCATACCCAACATCTACGTTTCAATCGCCAATACCGACAATTCCATAATCAGCCAGCCATACGAAGCAAAGATTGATGAGCTTCGATTCGGCCATCCAAAAGATTTGGATTTTATTCTGCTGCAGGATCTTGATGCGGTTGTCGTCAATGTCATTTATGGTAACGGTTCTTCTCGCACGATGAAAATATTTCTTCAAAAGGATGCATCGCAAAATACAGTGATTGTTCAATCGCAGCAATTTTCGCAGGAAGCTGAGCTTGGAAAAACTGCAACGTACGATCTGACACTGGAACTTTTCAGCGGCACATCGAACACATTCGGATTGGAAGTAGTCAATTTGCCGCAGCAATTGAACCGATACTTCAAAGATCCTCAGACGCAGGCACGATTAAGCCAGTTCAAATTTCTGGAGAATGCTAACACTCGCCGTGCTGCGTTGGATGTTTCTCTTCCCGATCGTCCTTCGTCGGAAATTCAAATGGATAAACCAATGCCATTCTTCGTGCTGGTTATTCCGCGCGATCGAATGGATGAATTTAAAAATGTCGGCTCCCGCACATGGACACTGGAAGAGATCGAAAAATTGCAGATCGGGTATGTAAAATTAGAGCTTGTCCCCCGCGGAAAAGGACGTCTTCTTGTCCGCGCACAACAGTTGTTTCACTCCATTAAACCTGATGGGAAAATTCAGCTTTCGATAGAATTGATTAACGAAGGAACGCGCCGTCTGGACAATTTAAAAATCGAAGCGGATGTTCCTTTGAACTGGACAAAGAAGATTGATCCGATGGTGATACAATCGCTTGATATTTCAGAGGAAAAACGGATCATATTGGAGTTTACTCCGCCAAAAGATATTTCAACCGGGCGGTATGAAATTCGTCTCCGTACTACCGCTCTCTCGGATAATCAACCGGTAAATGGTGAGGACAAAACCATTACGGCAGAGATCCAGACAGAAACAAATATCTGGGGAACAATTGTCGTTGTATTATTGATCCTGGGAGTTATCTCAGGGATCGTGTGGTACGGAATTAAATTGTCTAAGAGATAA
- a CDS encoding ABC transporter ATP-binding protein, giving the protein MEHQPLLEAIDLTKRYEDGALAVNNISFSVQPGEIFAMLGGNGAGKTTTINIFLNFLKPTSGEARIAGIPTHVEPLKAKQHIAFVSENVMLYTNFTALQNLDYFVRLGGKTQYTKDDYRSVLLRVGLQEEAHNKKLKGFSKGMRQKCGIAIAILKDAPAILLDEPTSGLDPKSGFEFMQLLESLRDEGKAILMSTHDIFRAKESADTIGIMRQGNLVMQKKRTELSGENLEKLYMNYMAGVNE; this is encoded by the coding sequence ATGGAACACCAACCACTGTTAGAAGCAATTGATTTGACAAAACGATATGAGGACGGCGCTCTTGCGGTAAACAACATTTCTTTTTCCGTTCAACCGGGGGAAATCTTTGCAATGCTCGGCGGAAACGGCGCAGGAAAAACGACAACGATTAACATCTTTTTGAATTTTCTCAAACCGACATCAGGTGAAGCAAGAATTGCCGGAATCCCAACACATGTAGAACCGCTGAAAGCGAAACAACATATCGCTTTCGTTTCGGAAAACGTGATGCTGTATACAAACTTCACGGCACTTCAAAATCTGGATTATTTTGTTCGTCTAGGCGGGAAAACGCAATACACAAAGGATGATTATCGCAGCGTGCTTTTGCGTGTCGGATTACAGGAAGAGGCACATAATAAAAAGCTCAAAGGGTTCTCCAAAGGGATGCGGCAGAAATGCGGAATTGCAATTGCAATCTTAAAGGACGCACCAGCCATTCTGCTGGATGAACCAACCTCCGGACTTGATCCAAAATCCGGATTTGAATTTATGCAGCTGCTCGAATCATTGCGGGATGAAGGGAAAGCAATCCTGATGTCGACACATGATATTTTTCGAGCAAAAGAATCTGCCGATACCATTGGTATCATGCGTCAAGGAAATTTGGTGATGCAAAAAAAACGTACTGAACTTTCCGGAGAGAATTTAGAAAAATTGTATATGAATTACATGGCTGGCGTGAACGAATAA
- a CDS encoding ABC transporter permease subunit: protein MIKLIVEKELRDLIGSTKFAITFSICSVLILLSFYIGIKNFQIAQAQYEASKTANLRQYEGITDWMRVQEYKIFLPPQPLATLINGISNDIGRTIEVRGRGELRSEDSRYGDDPIFAMFRFLDLDFIFSIVLSLFAILFGYDLINGEKERGTLRLTFSNAVPRGYYIISKFVGSYLALAVPLLVPILIGVLFLPAFNIALSGEEWLKLTLIVLAGLISIGVFLALALFVSAKTERSSTSFLVLLSLWILTVMIVPRLSVVGSDLFVNVPSVDEINSQKSRFMSQIWNEDRTKMNGFVPPKTENMQEVMNAFNKFMQNLADEREKKFNELTARLNEDRMNRQAEQQQLAMFFSGISPSALFTLAASEVTGTSVRLEQQYLAQAKNYQQGYAKFMKEKTGMNTGGFSFVFRMVTDDNAEKPKPINIGEVPQFNFTPLSVASGIGYYIGYVGVMAAFNLLFFVGAFISFKKYDVR from the coding sequence ATGATAAAACTCATTGTAGAAAAAGAACTGCGCGATCTTATCGGTTCGACAAAATTTGCGATTACCTTCAGTATCTGTTCTGTATTGATACTGCTGTCGTTCTACATCGGCATTAAAAACTTCCAGATAGCGCAGGCACAATATGAAGCATCAAAAACTGCGAATCTGCGTCAGTATGAAGGAATTACCGATTGGATGAGGGTGCAGGAATATAAGATCTTCCTCCCTCCGCAGCCTCTTGCGACATTGATCAACGGCATTTCCAATGATATCGGACGAACAATTGAAGTGCGCGGGCGGGGTGAACTACGCTCTGAAGACAGTCGATACGGAGACGATCCGATATTTGCCATGTTCCGATTTCTTGATCTCGACTTTATTTTTTCCATTGTCCTTTCTCTTTTCGCCATTCTGTTTGGATACGATTTAATCAATGGTGAAAAAGAGCGGGGGACATTACGGTTGACCTTTTCTAATGCGGTACCGCGGGGATATTATATCATTTCGAAATTTGTCGGATCGTATTTAGCACTTGCCGTTCCGCTGCTGGTTCCCATTTTGATCGGCGTCCTCTTTCTCCCGGCTTTTAATATTGCCCTCTCCGGTGAAGAGTGGTTGAAATTAACACTAATTGTTCTTGCGGGACTAATCTCGATCGGCGTGTTTCTTGCTCTGGCATTATTTGTCTCCGCAAAAACAGAACGATCATCAACATCATTTCTCGTCCTCCTGTCATTATGGATCTTGACGGTAATGATCGTTCCTCGCTTATCGGTGGTTGGATCGGATCTGTTTGTAAATGTCCCAAGTGTTGATGAGATCAACTCACAAAAAAGCCGGTTCATGTCCCAAATTTGGAACGAAGATAGAACAAAAATGAATGGATTCGTCCCGCCCAAAACAGAAAATATGCAGGAGGTAATGAATGCTTTTAATAAGTTTATGCAAAACCTTGCCGATGAACGGGAGAAAAAATTTAATGAATTGACCGCACGGTTAAACGAAGACCGTATGAACCGTCAGGCAGAACAGCAGCAGTTGGCGATGTTTTTTTCAGGAATTTCCCCCTCTGCACTTTTTACACTTGCCGCTTCGGAAGTAACGGGGACGTCCGTCCGGCTGGAACAGCAGTATCTGGCGCAAGCAAAGAATTACCAGCAAGGGTATGCAAAGTTCATGAAAGAAAAGACCGGAATGAATACCGGTGGATTTTCATTCGTTTTCCGAATGGTAACAGATGATAATGCAGAAAAACCAAAACCGATCAACATTGGGGAGGTTCCGCAATTTAATTTCACTCCACTTTCTGTCGCATCAGGGATTGGGTATTACATTGGGTATGTCGGAGTGATGGCAGCATTCAACTTACTCTTCTTTGTCGGTGCGTTCATATCGTTTAAAAAATATGATGTACGATAA